One genomic segment of Sminthopsis crassicaudata isolate SCR6 chromosome 2, ASM4859323v1, whole genome shotgun sequence includes these proteins:
- the C2H5orf46 gene encoding uncharacterized protein C5orf46 homolog, translated as MASSVLQMMMAIGLLVLILPCHADDEPKMTDPKVGIELPTFLNSLGTGILETAVEYLLSSMARKSLVHPPPTSGDSPY; from the exons ATGGCTTCCTCAGTTCTTCAGATGATGATGGCTATAGGACTGCTTGTTTTGATTCTTCCCTGTCATGCCG ATGATGAGCCAAAAATGACTGACCCAAAAGTAGGTATAGAACTCCCAACATTCTTAAATTCCCTGGGCACTGGAATCCTTGAAACTGCAGTGGAATATCTTCTCTCCTCAATGGCCCGGAAATC CCTGGTTCACCCACCTCCAACTTCAGGGGATTCACCATATTGA